The Primulina tabacum isolate GXHZ01 chromosome 1, ASM2559414v2, whole genome shotgun sequence genome contains the following window.
CATATTAGTACTAAAATAGAATGAAGGACTACTGACTATATAAATCCAGTATAAACTCAATTTGGTAGTATGGAGACTACATAAAATTCTATCAACTAAAAGATGTATCATGGAATctgtaaaataatttattatataatggATTGAATTCACGATTCTAtaaaatgtatatataattCATTAAACTTAATATGTATTCTACTAATCagatcaattaaatataaactatCACTAAAATGTTATATAATTATGAGAAATAATTGTAAATAAGCCAAAATTATAGATAGAATTCGACATTGCAAAGTTTGTTCTATGGAAAAGATTACTTCAAATAACTTAAATGGCTTCTCTAGCAACGGTTTTGACTAAAACGTCGCTGAGACTAGCTATGGTTTAACCGTCGCTGAGACTAGCTATGGGATATATAGAACTGTCGTTGCCATCAGTGATGGTTTACTCTTGAACCATAGTTGAATTCAAAGCCGTTGCTAATTTTGCCCTCCATGTAAATTTTTATGTCGCTGCGACCAGCGACGGTTTTGCTCATCGCTAAACTCAGCATTTTTTCGTAGTGTCTAGATGGGGAGTTATTTAAGAACTTGAGACAATAAATCTAGATTCAGGTTATGGTGACAAAACGGATGTAAAATATCTTTGGATTGTTCTGGTGAAATAAATGCtagttaattggttttaaatttaGAAGAAATGGTTGCCAACATCACAGATAATCCTGCTGACGATGCAACTGAGATGCCACCGTAGTTTATGTCTGTTATTCTCAAGAATGCAATCAAAACATCAACAACACTTCATATTTTCATATcgcaatttcataaatcaacTCTCGAACTTCTGGAAACAATAAGAACAGCCAAAGATGAGATTGaattacatataattttttttaagaaaaataaaaaatataatcatatttgaagaaaatatgatatgcaacaacaattaataattttagcaaattattaatttgtgaTACGAATGGTACCATAGAGTTGCATAATGCTTTTCAGAAAacatattatgatattaatttatcaaacttattatttatctttttatttaaagttgGGATGGAGAAAAATTATGATCTGATAGAGGATATTAGTTATTGAGTATATATCCTCCATGTGAAATTTTTAGAAGCTGTGGTCACCAATTTTCTGAAATGAGTTGAGATGAACTGAACAGGCTTTCCCAACAGCTAATGGATTAGGAAAACAGTATCGAACCAAAGATGTAAATTGGCAGAATAGAATCGAAATAGTGAAACTTTGAGATAATAACTttactggagtatatttcacTCCTGGTTCTGTAAGAGCTTTTGATCATATATACAAAATTCAATACGCGTCAGTCAATATCCATACAGATGAGTTGGCATCgatcaaatttatttattttgctgCAGAGCCTGGCAATTTATAAGCAAAAGTTAGGTGAAACAACACAATGACGAGtggaagtttgaaatttttcgCTCGAGTAAATCTCAAGATGCATAACCCGATGATGCCTACACATATGCTCAGCCTGATGCGTTTGGTGCAACTTTTTCAAACACGAGATGAACGATATGATCACTCTTTAGGCCAGTTTGAAGTCATAAATACACAAAGCTTGTTACTGTAGAATTTGTCTGATAATATGAAATCAGTTAGGATCTAAACAGTAAACTCTGTCCTCCCTATTCTGTCAGAAGTTTCATTTTTTCCATAGATGGAATTATGTTTAATCTTGCGTGATTATTCACTTCAGTTGTTGATTTGATATTGAATTTGAGAAATTGAACTACAACAATTTGCTTAGTTGAAATATTAGTTGTCGAATTTTCTATTTGTAGTGCATCGTGTTTGGATAAGGATATTCATGGACTAGGTAACTATGTGAATGACAAGGGTGTAAGTTGAGTCTCTGCACTTGCCTCTAGCTCGCGAATTTAAACTAAACTTCGGTTTTTCAAAAGCTTTTGAGGTATCTCAAGAATGTTTACATGCTGCTCATATTAGCTCACCCCAGTGGGGATGTACATGTTTAAACATGTAGGATGCAGTACAGTGAGTTTGACAAGATGACACGGAGAAGGTGGAAGGCATTGTAGGTGAGCCATAGTTCAGTTTAATCACATGCAACAATCTTCCTTGACTAACCAAAAGTTAGCTGCTTATTTTCGTGGAAAAATTTGTATGTGTACATACCAAAGGTTGCAACAATCAATAGGCGTCTCACTGCTTCATGTGTCCATCCCAACTCAAGagagcaaaataaatattatatatgagTGTTGAGAATAATTGTGATGTCTTCTTGAGAGAGCttgataatttatttatcttGGTCATACTCGGGGTCGAGATTGTGACATATGGATGTGCTATATTGGACGAATCACGTAATTTTGTCGTGTTTTTGTTGATTGTATTCCACTTTCTTGGTGTCTTATTCTCTTCACTACTCAATCTCTTTGTTTAATTCATAACAACTGGTACCAGTTTCTACGGTATTTGAAAGTTTGATGGGATTTCTAAGGAAATTATGTCTGGTGATGCTGGGTTTTAAAAGAGACCAGTAATACCTCTCCAGTTTTTCCAGGAATTTTCCTTGTGATCAAAATCAAGCTTGAGATGCAAATTGATGGCCGGACAAGACAGATCGGGACATTGAATCAACAAGTTTGACTGTAGAAATTTTACATTCTAGCAATTATAGATTAAATATTAGCTGTAAAACAAGAACTTCCATCAACCTGTAACAAGAAAGAAGCCGAAGAAGATGGAGGCTTATGAGTGGGAGCTACTTGACTTTTAGTTGTTAGGTGTAATTCAACTAATACTAATGAAAAATGTTGACACATTATCTGGCGGAGGCAAAAACCGTTGTAAAAAATAAAGTCCATCCTATCAAAGTCTCAGACATGTATGGAAAGCCGTTAGCAAACAACCAATTGCATCTCATGAAAATGTTGTTTAACTTGAAGATTGATGAAGCTGCTTCGGTGGCTGCACATATCAATGACTTCAACATGATTGTTTATCAATTAATATCGGTCGAAAtaaatttgatgatgagattcatGCCAGTTGCTCTTTTGGCTTCTCTACATGTTTCCACTATCAAAATTGATTTGCTGGTGTGCTGACTACGAAATATACCAATTTAAATATGAAAAACTAAATCTAACATCTAAAATATCAATTAAACGATGTGAGTTTTTGATTCGGCCATCAGTTATAATCTCCTCAGTTAGACGCTATGGATGAAGGATTGACTAAATTAAGGAAGGataaatgaagaaaaaaaatttgcgaATGACATTAATCATCTTTATATCGTATCAAATACTAAACGACATTTGTTTATAATAGATAGAAAATATAGAGTTTCTGGTAAAGGAAACAAAAGGAAAGACAAAGCTAATAATTacacaaattattaaaataatgatacataataaattttgaatcgTCTCATGTGATCTGTGTATATATGGTGGTCGTATGGTGTGTAGGCTACATGGCTTACTGGTGTCCAGGAATTCGGATTGCTTCAAGTGATCTAGAGCAGTTGGGAAGCCAGCATGTGTGTAATGTATTGTGGCATAATGTGCACTCGGCATTCTGAGGCAACTGCCTCAGGCGATTGGAGGCGATGCTCCAATCGCATCAAGCAGGGTGGATCCATGATTTTAGGTTTGAAGTCACATACTAAGTGACAGCAGTGTGCGGCATTCTCAGAACTACCAATTTCCAATGTGGCTTGCTGATTTCAATCTTCGGACTTGTGGTATGTATGTTAATTTTCTAGCTTTAGGatttcaataaaattaagaaaaagaaaTGGCTTAATAAAcacaaaaatgattttttaaaagtcaaaatctaagaatcaattttttttaatgattgcaCATTCTCTAAGTAGAGCTGATGAGACGAGTCAGCCCGCAATCCACCATTTGGCAAGTTGGGTCGGGCTGCCATCTGGATGGGTTACCGAACCAGCCCATCTATTTGACGGGGTGAAGCAGACTAATTCGTCAATTTTTGGTTATATTAGGCGAACTGAGGCGAGCTGACCCGCAATCCATCATTTGGAGGGGTAAGACGGCTTGTCATTTAGTTGGGTGGGTTGGAAAATTGCAACCCAACTCACCTATTTTGTGGGGGGGGGGGGCAGGATAGGGTAAGCCAATCCGTCGAATCCAATCTATTTTGACAATCCCTAAGTGATTTCTTTTTTGAGTAaaacaatataatataattaaacaaGGTCATAGACAATTTCATCGGAAATTTAAAAAAAGTGCGGGAAAGAACATTTTTTTCGACAAAACAAAGAAACAACTCCCTTAAATAACGTATGAACAATCGtgtaacaaaaacaaaaacaaatattgAATATCCAATTCTACGATATTCCAATCTTCAACTTATAGTAATCCAATTGGGGAAGAGTCTTGTGATGCAGCATCTATGGAGTCAATAATCACTAGAGAATCTGATTTAAGGATTATGTCTGCAAATTGCAAATTTTTTATCCAACTGTGAGCCTCTTGAATCCCTAAAGCTCCACAATCCATGGATTGGATATACCAATAGCTGCCACTCCTGCTCCTTGGTCATTTTGGATAATGCATCCATAGCCTGCTTTACCGTTGTTCGTGAAAACCGCTGCATCGACATTGCATTTCACATGGAAATCCTCCTTTGGTTCATTACGACATATTTAGCCGTTTATTTATAAAACTAACCGAAATCAAACCAAATAAATTGTTACAAatggtttttaaaaattaaaatagaaTTTTGAATTATCCAAATCTAATTTCTGAAATAAATCGATTTAGCGGGCTAAATGAAATTTTACTCACATGCTCTTTCAAtctttataatataaaaataatacatgtagataaaattgttttttttccaTCTTTTATATTTCGCTCTTTCCGATTTTAGTTTGCTTTAATATCTAAATTAAGTTCTAGTAGtatatcttatttttttttggcaattttgataatatgtttttcaattttagtcAATATTATAGAAATATTTACGTGATATTGAACATATAAATACCAGTGCTATATCAATGTCACGTAGAAAAAAAGACTACATCGATGACAATATATATgagtaattttttattttttaagataAAGAAACAATATAAGAATCTAACGTACTTTTTATggtataaaatttaatatattggaaaaaGAAGTATGGCCACAATACATAAGGTGGCCAGTGGACAGCCAATGGTAAGAGTGTTTAACCACTTAAATTCTCCATTCCCCGAAAGACTTGGCGGCAATTTCTGATCACATTCAgccaaaaaataacaaaaatttccGCAAAAAATTATTTCGTGAATGGAATAATCCATGTTTTTTcacaaagaaaacaaaaagtcaacacaaaaatcgataaaagaacacaaaaattcataacatttatattcgcaatcttgattaattaaataattaaggcACAATCTCTTTTCTTGACAATTAATACGATTCACTAGAATTTTACATTGGAAATCCACAAAGGAAATacattgattatgagttgtcacattattatattatattatattatattatattttaatattttaattaatattgtgAAAATTAAATATGCAAATTTAGATAAAAGATTGTTTGTCTTTGAATCCTGCAAATTGTTAGAAGTCTGGTTTCATGGCTACGGCCACCTGCAGCTGTTCCAGCAATCCCACGACCACCCCAGAAAATTCTGTCAAATGCGATAAGAAAAAGAaggtaattattattttattctccttgatttattgaaaatataagtatttttttattatatttgataTCGCTtcttcataatatcaataatttttGGATGAAGTCTATCATTCCAAAGATTTTTGGTTCAAAGAGAGATAGCAGAGAGGGTTCAGAAGAGGACCTTGTTCCATCGGATGGAAATGAAACTGGTTAGCTCTTTCATTTCTTTCCCAGAAaatttatgatgatgatgatgatgatatatatatatattcaaacgtcacataaataaatttcaatcattttttatatttttttggatTGTTTGGGGAATatagatttgaataaaaagatCATCACATCAAGGAAGAAAACTTTCTTGGAGACGTCAAGTTCCGCAAGGCAAGGTTTTCAAGGTAAGAATCGTTAGCATTACGGCCAAAGAATCATGTATTTGACGTACTGACGAtattaaatcaaatcaaattagtAGTTTCATGTTTTCTCGAAAACAGATGTTATGATCATCTTATTTGTGTCAACATatacaaataataaaatatatgtgtgtgtgttcaGATATGTATTATTATTCCTTTTATTAGTATTGATCAGTCATCAGCATATCAGTTATAGTGAACTTTTGATTTTTGTATTTTCCTttgaaaaaatcatattttatacgCTATATATTAAAGAACATAATAACTTAAgtcaatctttatatatatatacgtatgtATGTGTGTCTGTGTGCATTTTTGTTTGGTCACCTAACAAAAGACTAAAAATTGAGTGCGTTGAGCTTTGATATATTATGCATAGATATTGATAGAACATTTCTATTAATTGCAAACAGTTCTATTCCAGATAATTTACACTATTACACTGAAGCATGCGTTTTTTTATTACATTCATAGTATGTTTTCTCTATACAACAAACACTCAtccaaattaaatataatttcaaaTAGTTTTTGAACAgtttgtgttgtgtgtgtgtgtgtgtgtgcactCTCAGGAAGGCATGGTGCCGGGATCGAAGGCCTGAACCTGTCGTGTTATGATGATCTAACAATGGAAGAACCTACTGTAATTCAAGACATTCGGTATAAATTATTGCAAGTGatactatattgttttcagaaATTTTTTGATTCTGTATGCTATATATATCGAAAAACTGTAGGGTTTTCGCAGCGACATGGAATGTTGGGGGGAAGACTCCTAACCCGGAACTCAATCTTGAGGATTTCTTGCAGTTGGAGGGTTCTTCAGACATTTACGTGCTCGGGTACGCCCACGAATTTCGCTTTTATATACTCAACTCAACTCAACATATGTACTAGAATAACTCGTAAAGGAGAACATGAGCGTATGAAAAATCTTGCATGTCTCTGGAGAGAGAGATATTACTTTGTATAACGATAAATAGTTTCCATTGCCTATCTTGAAATGCAtagtttattaaaattaatactgaacaaaaaatgagaaaaattagctatttaatttttttttttgtttaactGGCTTTTTGATAATTCAGTGTCTTAAATATTGTTCTACACTTAGAACTGTGTTTATATGAAATACTCGATTTTTATGCGTCGTCCTTGGGTAAGACCTGTGGTTTTAGCTAATGAGAAGGAAATAAAGAAAAAGGTCAAagattataattaaaaaaaattgcttaACCTGCGAGTTATATTTCTAACCCACCCAACCAACTTTGTTTTTTCATGAAAATAGTTACATTTTATGGAAAATAGTTTTTTTGGTCCACTTAACTTGTTCAATTTTATTATTGGTTCCTTATATTTTTCATAGTTTGGTTTTGGTACacttcaaatttaattttcctCTATTTTGGTCAAATTACTTAAGTTACACAGAGAAATATGttgacataacataaaaaattgttaACTAGTCATATGTCATCTTAGTAAAACTATAACCAAATAAAGTGTCTAAACCGAACTTTTACGATGCAAGTTAATTAaccaaaatccaaaattttacaagttaataaaaaaaaacaaatcattTTCCCTAAATTTTATGTATCCTTACTCATAACTGCCCCTAGCTAGCTAGCCATCTTTATTTTATGGAACTGTTGAGGAGTGAGTTTTCTACTGTTGATGTATTTTTAGGTTTCAAGAAATTGTTCCATTAAGCCCTGGAAATGTACTAGTAATAGAAGACAATGAGCCAGCATCAAAATGGCTTGCACTTATAAGCCATGCACTCAATAAACAATACCATGAATCAGCCTACTCTTCAGATTCAAGCACAAATTCAGTACATTCGAATTACACGAAAACCGAATCGAAATCTAATCTCTTTAGCAAGCCATCTTTGAAAGCGCTCAACAAGAATCTGAGGGCAGAGAATAATTTCGTAAAGAGGTGCAACTGTTCATGGGATCCCACAGTTTCGAATAGAAGGCGAGCAATGAAGCTTAGTGATCCAGCTTGTGCATCGGAACCTGATGTTCGTGATCCGAATGTAGATGAATTCCTTTCAGCAGCTGAAAGTTGTATGCTTAAAAAGTTCAAGTATCAAGTGGTGGCTAGCAAGCAAATGGTGGGGCTCTTCGTTTCGATCTGGGCTCGAAAACAACTATTAAAAGATATTGGTCATGTAAGAATTTCTTGTGTTGGAAGAGGAATCATGGGCTATCTGGGCAATAAGGTGATATAAATATAACATCCATATCCCTTTGATTCATTGGCCTGTATATATTatgctaaaaaaaaattactcaaTTGGCTTGTGTTGCAAGGGTTTCAACATATGTATATATCTTCTTTGCAGGGCTGTATATCTATAAGCATGACATTGCACCAAACAAGCTTTTGCTTCGTGTGCAGTCATCTGGCTTCCGGAGAGAAGGAAGGAGACGAGTTGAGAAGAAACGCCGATGTAGCTGAGATCTTGAAGTCCACACAATTTTCTAGGATTTGCAAATCCCCTATCGGCCGAATGCCCCAAAGAATCATCGGTCACGAGTAAGCAATACATCATGCATGTGATATCGTTTCAAGAACTCGAGTATACATTCGAATATCTATTTTTCGACGAGCAAATAGAACTTAATTTTACATAAAAACCCAACTGATGAATGGTAATCTGTCACAATTTTTCAGCCGTATGATCTGGCTAGGGGACTTGAATTATAGAGTGGGTTTGAGCTACGAAGAGACGAGGCTCCTGTTAGAGGACAATGATTGGGACTCACTCCTGGAGAAAGATCAGGTGGTTTATCACTGTTCTTAATTGCTTTAAACTCaaccaaattatttaaaagGTTTTCATGACTCATCAGTTATATATACCTCCTACTAATTGAATGGATGATACACAGCTGAATACGGAGAGAGAAAGTGGAAGAGTGTTCAGTGGGTGGAATGAGGGTAAAATCTCGTTCGCACCCACTTATAAATACTCCCATAACTCAGATTCATACACAGGAGAGACTGTCAAATCCAAGAAGAAACGAAGAACCCCTGCATGGTATGAATATACATTCCGAAACCCTTCATTTATTACGACCAATCATCCGATGGATTTGGGTTATTACATAAGAGTGTCATGTGAATGCTATCCATATATCGTTCTGAATTCTTGATGGATGTTCATGAATTCCAGGTGTGACAGAATTTTATGGCGTGGAAGTGGCATAGAACAACTGTCTTATGTACGAGGAGAATCGAGATTTTCCGATCATAGGCCAGTTTGTGCTGTGTTTGCTGTGGAAGTGGAGACCAAGATTAACAGAAACAGTATTTCGAAATTATTGAGAAAAGGTTATTCCTGCACAGCCACAAATTTAGAATACGAAGACTGCATACTCCAAAGGCACAGCTTTTATGAGCTTTAGTTGCATTACTCTTATTTATAACAATTATCATAAATATAGTACCTTCAGACCTAGCAACTAGCATGAGAAACTGCCGAGACTTCTGTATCGAACTTCTAGTAACTGAGTATCTTCTTGCCGTAATGGAGAATTGTTCATGGTTCCAGATTTCGGCTTCTGATTTCAGTTTCAGTTCATGATTCGAACAGTCATTGTCAGGTCTATGTATATCAGAACATGGATTGTTGCCCCTCATTTCGAAAAATAAGTGTTTCaattagtttttattttatagaTAGAAGTTTCCTGGGCATTCTCATCACAAGAATGTTAGAATTGTagcaacatttttttaaaaacagtgGCAAATACGATTAACATTAAgcaataaaatttaatatttattagaGTAGAATGAAGAATCTGCTAAGTATTCATTTACAAGGCTTATTAAAGTACAACAATTGAACCAAAATAGTGGAAAATGCCCCTTGTTAATGGCCAGATCAAGTATATGTCCCATTTCAACATATAATTAGTAACATACATTTCGATTATTATACCCCTCTTTTTGTCTAAATTGAAGCATACTGTTCTAGTTTTCGAATCCGGCGAACTGCTTATATTGAGAATAGGCTTCTTCGGTAGCCTGCATTCCAATCGGCGCCCGCGTCACATAATCTGGAATATCAAATGCATCCACAAGTTCCTTTGCAACATTCTTTACTTGGAAGCTTAGGTATTCGCTCAACTTGTGTATTGCCTGGAAATATAGAAATGCCAACAAATGATAATCCTAtattcaaaactcaaaataccAACTTTCAGCAAACAAAACCATCAGATTATATTGGCTGTGACCAACATCTATACTGCTGTTACACATCACGTGATAGAGTCATTTAGGTTGCATTTGGATGGACGGATTTTAGTGGATTTAATTACAAATCTACATCTCAAATCAACTGTGTTAATTTGGCTAAAAACTAAAACGAAAGATTTGAGATCCTTAATGCTGCTCAATTATGTTTTTTCCCCTACAATTTCAAATCAAATCTCCAAACCTAGTGATTTTAAATCTATGAATCTCAAATCCTTTTATTTGAATTCCTACAAGAAATCCAAATCCTtccatcaaaacacaaccttaAATCTTGAAATCTACCCATGAAGAATctagagtttgatttttcacaagaatataaacatatataccTTAGCTTTGTTAGGAGCAACATAATCTACGTTGCGGTAAGTTCCAATGTCATTCCAGATCCGatccaaagcatataaatcgCAGACTAATTTTAGAGCCGCCCGGGAACTTGGATCAGGACAACTGGAGGATAAgaatatgttatgatttatacaTCCAAATTTTTTTGCCACTAGGAGAAAAAGGTGTAGAGTTAGGATATACCTTTGTACAGCGTCGATAAATTTTTCTAGGGTTACGGATTCAATGTGAGACTCGGCAAGCGTCAAAAGGTGGTTCAAACATCTATTCCAAGCCCCAAAGTTCCCAAGAGTTTTTGAATGTTTCCGAAGTCGAACAGCAACGCTTTGAAGTAACCGCGAAGTACGGTACTGGACCaggaaaaaataaattgaatggcAAGATATTTAATGGTTTTCTCATTTATATAATCATCCTGATAATAATTACCCTAAAGGCGTCCAGCTGAAACTTAGGATCCCTTAGGTGATCTTTGCCTTCCCATCTAGCAGTCACGGGATTGGGCTGAGAGAGATAGGAGTTCATGGAGACTCTCAAGTAGTTCCATGTGACTGTTAGTGTTCCACCTTGGAATTTCTCTTGGTACTGTTTCAAAAGATAACCTGCTACCTGGATcacaaagaaaaattgaaaagaaaagagaatATATTATTCTTGCATCAATATTAGCGAACACAAAAAAAGTCTGGTGTCAGTTCAGGTAACTTCAATgaaattttgttgtttataaTCCAAGACTAGTCAGAAAGAATGCCTCTTTTACCCTTGTATGACAGGACCAATGAAGCTAACTCATTCTAAGATTAAGATATCAGGG
Protein-coding sequences here:
- the LOC142532195 gene encoding type I inositol polyphosphate 5-phosphatase 5-like, whose protein sequence is MATATCSCSSNPTTTPENSVKCDKKKKSIIPKIFGSKRDSREGSEEDLVPSDGNETDLNKKIITSRKKTFLETSSSARQGFQGRHGAGIEGLNLSCYDDLTMEEPTVIQDIRVFAATWNVGGKTPNPELNLEDFLQLEGSSDIYVLGFQEIVPLSPGNVLVIEDNEPASKWLALISHALNKQYHESAYSSDSSTNSVHSNYTKTESKSNLFSKPSLKALNKNLRAENNFVKRCNCSWDPTVSNRRRAMKLSDPACASEPDVRDPNVDEFLSAAESCMLKKFKYQVVASKQMVGLFVSIWARKQLLKDIGHVRISCVGRGIMGYLGNKGCISISMTLHQTSFCFVCSHLASGEKEGDELRRNADVAEILKSTQFSRICKSPIGRMPQRIIGHDRMIWLGDLNYRVGLSYEETRLLLEDNDWDSLLEKDQLNTERESGRVFSGWNEGKISFAPTYKYSHNSDSYTGETVKSKKKRRTPAWCDRILWRGSGIEQLSYVRGESRFSDHRPVCAVFAVEVETKINRNSISKLLRKGYSCTATNLEYEDCILQRHSFYEL